A genomic segment from Corylus avellana chromosome ca5, CavTom2PMs-1.0 encodes:
- the LOC132182342 gene encoding desmethylxanthohumol 6'-O-methyltransferase-like has translation MEAKETQTMVQGQAEIWQQMFGFVDSMALKCAVQLRIADIIHSHGGPITLRQIASEIDSSSPDIPYFARIMRLLVRKNIFTEHHHPVDGGGETLYGLTEKSKWLLHDAELSLAPMVLMENHPWLLAPWHCLGQCVKEGGIAFNKAHGCEIWDFASKNPEFNNIFNDAMACTAKIVMRGILEEYKDGFRCLGSLVDVGGGTGGMIAEIVKAHPHIKGINFDLPHVVATAPLHEGVSHVGGDMFDTIPNADAIFMKWVLHDWSDENCINILKNCRKAIQQKNGKVIIVDIVLEKDGNDLFDETRMASDLLMLAHSTGGKERTELEWKKLLEEAGFGRYKIIKIPTIPSIIEAYPD, from the exons atggaagcaAAAGAAACACAGACAATGGTACAAGGCCAAGCCGAAATTTGGCAACAAATGTTCGGGTTTGTGGATTCTATGGCATTGAAATGTGCCGTGCAGCTCCGGATTGCTGACATTATACACTCTCATGGCGGCCCTATTACTTTGCGCCAAATAGCCTCTGAGATTGATTCATCATCTCCTGATATCCCCTACTTCGCACGTATCATGAGATTATTAGTCCGCAAAAATATCTTCACCGAACATCATCATCCAGTGGACGGTGGTGGGGAGACACTCTACGGGTTGACAGAAAAGTCAAAATGGCTTCTGCATGATGCTGAGCTGAGCCTAGCGCCAATGGTGTTGATGGAGAACCATCCGTGGCTATTGGCACCGTGGCATTGCCTTGGCCAATGTGTCAAAGAAGGGGGCATTGCGTTCAACAAGGCCCATGGCTGTGAGATTTGGGACTTTGCATCTAAAAATCCTGAGTTCAACAACATCTTCAATGATGCCATGGCGTGTACGGCCAAGATTGTGATGAGGGGAATCCTGGAGGAATACAAAGATGGGTTTCGTTGCTTGGGATCATTGGTGGATGTCGGAGGTGGGACGGGAGGGATGATTGCTGAGATTGTTAAAGCACATCCTCACATCAAAGGTATTAACTTTGATCTGCCGCATGTTGTCGCCACAGCACCCTTGCACGAGGGGGTCTCCCATGTTGGAGGTGATATGTTTGACACCATCCCTAATGCGGATGCAATTTTCATGAAG TGGGTACTACACGATTGGAGTGACGAAAATtgcataaatattttgaaaaattgcaGAAAAGCAATACAGCAGAAGAATGGAAAGGTTATTATTGTTGATATCGTTCTTGAGAAAGATGgtaatgatttatttgatgaGACTCGCATGGCGTCCGATTTGTTGATGCTGGCACACAGCACTGGCGGAAAGGAGAGGACAGAGCTTGAATGGAAGAAATTATTGGAGGAAGCAGGCTTTGGTCgctacaaaatcatcaaaattccAACCATACCATCTATTATTGAGGCCTATCCCGACTGA